The genomic window TCTAATACTGTTTTAGAAATTTTATCTCAATTGCAACAATTAAATATTCAAATCTGTCTCGATGATTTTGGAACTGGTTATTCTTCTCTGAGTTATTTACATCGTTTTCCATTAAATAGTTTAAAAATTGATCGTTCTTTTGTCAGTCATTTAGGACAAACCACTAAAAATGATGCTATTGTTCGTATTGTGGGTAGTTTAGCCAATGAACTTGAGTTAGAATTAATTGCTGAAGGCATAGAAGAAAGCTATCAAATAGAAGCTTTGAATCATTTAGGTTATCAATGGGGACAAGGTTATTATTTTTCTCCTCCAATTGATGATCAAGCTTTTAGTCTTTTATTAAAAAAAAATAGAATTTATACCCCTAATAAGTAGAATCGTTCTGAGGAACGCACATCAAGAGAGGGAACAAATAATTTGTCTAAAATGTACTTTAATGACTTGCAAATTGCTGTAAAGTGCGGTTCGTTGTTAATGAACAGTGTAAAATGATTTATCAACTGGATAATGAAACTCTATACAGTAAGGCAAAAAGCTGGATAGAAGTTACTCCTGGTACTAAAATTTCTCTGAAATCAGAGATAATAGGGATTAACAAGCAGGTTAATCAGGATAAGTAGTCTTGAAGTGTTATTAAGCCAAAATTGATGAATCGAAAAACCCACGGGGCGATCGCAGCCGGACATCCTAAAACGGCACAAGCTGGTCAAATCATGTTTGAATTGGGAGGGAATGCTTTTGATGGGGCGATCGCTGCGATGTTAGCCTCTTTTGTAGTGGAGTCTACGTTAACGTCTCCGGCTGGAGGGGGATTTTTGTTAGCCCATACCCAAGACAAAAAAAGTATGTTATTTGATTTTTTTTGTCAAACCCCTCGCCTTAAAAAATCGATTGAGGAGATTGATTTTTATCCCGTTAGTCTTAACTTTGGTGGGGCTATTCAAATGTTTCATATTGGTCGTGGTTCGGTGGCAATTCCTGGTAGTTTAATGGGATTGTTTGAAGTTCACCAAAAACTAGGTAAATTACCCTTCTCTGTGGTAATAGAACCGGCCATTAACTATGCTAGACATGGTTATGAAATCACTCCCTATAATCGAGTTACTTTTGAAATCTTAGAACCCATTTTAAGGGCTTCCCATGAATCTCAAAAATTGTATTTATCCAATGATAAGTTATTAAGTATAGGAGAGAGAGGTTATCTTAAAGACTTTGCTAATGTTTTAGAAGAATTGGCTAAAAAAGGGATTCAAGAATTTTATCAAGGGGATATTGCTCAGCAAATGCTACAAGATATGAAAGAAGGAGGGTATTTAATCAAAGAAGATTTAGTTAACTATCGTGTCATTAAAAGAAAACCTCTGAAGATTAACTATAGAGGCTATGAATTATTAACCAATCCCCCTCCCAGTTCAGGAGGAATTTTGATCAATTATGCCCTAAAACTTCTAGAAACCGTTGATGTCAACTGCTTTAATTTTGGTAGCAACAAGCATCTACAATTATTAGCCACTGTGATGGCATTAACCAATGATGCTAGAAAAATAAACTATGATAATTATGTTTATGAAGAGAATATTATTGAGCAATTTTTAAGTCACAAAAATCTTCTTGATTCTCAAAATAACTTACAAAAAGTCATTAATAAATGGGGAAGTACCACCCATATTAGTGTCATCGATGAAGACGGTAATGCAGCGAGTGTAACTAATTCTAATGGAGAAGGGTCTTCTTATGTTATTCCCAACACGGGAATTATGCTCAATAATATGTTAGGAGAAGCAGATTTAAACCCCTTAGGATTTCATCGTTGGCGTTGTGATTGCCGTATTTCTTCAATGATGTCTCCTACCCTGATTCTTAAAGACGGAAAACCGGAAATTGTCTTAGGTTCAGGAGGTTCAAATCGAATTAGAACCGCTCTTTTACAGGTAATTTCTAACTTATTAGATTTTGATTTTTCTCTAGAAGAAGCTATTAATCAACCGAGAGTTCACTGGGAAAATAATCTTTTTAATGTAGAACCTAGAGAACAATTAGAAACCCTTGAAAACTTAAAACTACCTCCAGAAACAGAGACTATTCTGTGGCAAGAACTCAGTATGTTTTTTGGAGGCGTTCACGGAGTGAGA from Crocosphaera subtropica ATCC 51142 includes these protein-coding regions:
- the ggt gene encoding gamma-glutamyltransferase, with product MNRKTHGAIAAGHPKTAQAGQIMFELGGNAFDGAIAAMLASFVVESTLTSPAGGGFLLAHTQDKKSMLFDFFCQTPRLKKSIEEIDFYPVSLNFGGAIQMFHIGRGSVAIPGSLMGLFEVHQKLGKLPFSVVIEPAINYARHGYEITPYNRVTFEILEPILRASHESQKLYLSNDKLLSIGERGYLKDFANVLEELAKKGIQEFYQGDIAQQMLQDMKEGGYLIKEDLVNYRVIKRKPLKINYRGYELLTNPPPSSGGILINYALKLLETVDVNCFNFGSNKHLQLLATVMALTNDARKINYDNYVYEENIIEQFLSHKNLLDSQNNLQKVINKWGSTTHISVIDEDGNAASVTNSNGEGSSYVIPNTGIMLNNMLGEADLNPLGFHRWRCDCRISSMMSPTLILKDGKPEIVLGSGGSNRIRTALLQVISNLLDFDFSLEEAINQPRVHWENNLFNVEPREQLETLENLKLPPETETILWQELSMFFGGVHGVRFKDDHSLEATGDIRRAGVGIVC